From Algoriphagus sp. NG3, the proteins below share one genomic window:
- a CDS encoding heavy metal translocating P-type ATPase, with protein MKPKISSVKSVSCFHCGEACGESHLQVDDKKFCCQGCKLVYQVLADNDMCAYYDIAAYPGESQKDSQAKPNKFDYLKDEQTATSLLDFQNESEGHLTFQIPSIHCASCIWLLENLFQIHSGIFYSRVDFIKKKVQIKYLKEKIALNEVVSLLAAIGYEPQLNLSSLSEKKPLGLDKRLIQRLAVAGFCFGNMMMFSIPEYFSEAELMDVSFRGLFSYLNVVLALPVVGYSASDYYKSAWNSIKQRRINMDVPIVLGIIALFLYSLWEIFMFQRSGYMDSLGGLLFFLLLGKLYQTKTFSTLEFDRDYKAYFPIAVTRIVNQHEEVIPLSKLQIGDELLVRDEELIPADCILVNGQASIDYSFVTGEEIPVIKHTGDLIYAGGRQKGEGILLKVQKSPSQGYLTDLWNNEAFEKSKENLLEPLATKVSSLFTWTVLLIAISGFAYWSFIDFSIAVKVFASVLIVACPCALAMSTPFTLGNTLRIFGKSKLYLKNANVIERLALIDCVVFDKTGTLTDIKNAKIGYVGDPLSEESKNIIKAMVARSTHPLSSKINQWLGDLPGFPLDSCEEVKGGGLLGIYKGQEFRLGSIDFTEFTEEIENQTGNVVCLSVEGVGLGYFHIESGLRDTASDVIQKLNADFKLHVLSGDFAHEETILKEKLGGGIAYNFKQGPSDKLAYLKKLNRSCHTLMIGDGLNDAGALQESQVGIAISDMVSHFSPASDAIMDSEVFGRIPEFLSFAKSSRYIIKASFVLSLLYNLVGLSLAVQGLLSPVICAILMPLSSVSVVVFTTLATNYLAWRKGFLTPKLF; from the coding sequence ATGAAGCCAAAAATATCATCTGTGAAAAGTGTCTCATGCTTTCATTGTGGTGAAGCATGCGGAGAATCGCACCTTCAAGTAGATGATAAAAAGTTTTGTTGTCAGGGATGTAAACTGGTTTACCAAGTTCTTGCTGACAATGATATGTGTGCTTACTATGATATTGCAGCGTATCCAGGCGAAAGCCAAAAGGACAGTCAGGCTAAACCTAATAAGTTTGATTACCTTAAAGATGAACAAACAGCAACTAGCCTGTTGGACTTTCAAAATGAAAGTGAAGGTCATCTTACTTTTCAAATCCCTTCCATCCATTGTGCCTCATGTATTTGGCTTTTGGAAAATCTGTTTCAGATCCACTCAGGCATTTTTTACAGTCGAGTGGATTTTATAAAGAAGAAAGTCCAGATTAAATACCTTAAGGAAAAGATAGCATTAAATGAAGTAGTCAGTCTACTGGCAGCCATTGGGTACGAGCCTCAGCTTAATCTTTCAAGTCTTTCTGAGAAAAAGCCACTTGGACTAGACAAACGCTTAATCCAAAGGTTGGCTGTTGCCGGGTTTTGCTTCGGAAATATGATGATGTTCAGTATCCCGGAATATTTCTCTGAAGCAGAGTTAATGGACGTTTCATTTCGCGGGTTATTTAGTTATCTGAATGTAGTGTTGGCTCTCCCTGTAGTAGGATACTCAGCTAGTGACTATTATAAATCTGCGTGGAATTCTATCAAGCAAAGGCGGATCAATATGGATGTCCCGATTGTCTTGGGAATAATTGCCTTGTTCTTATATTCCTTATGGGAGATTTTTATGTTTCAGCGCTCAGGCTATATGGATAGTCTTGGTGGGCTCTTGTTTTTCTTACTGTTAGGCAAACTCTACCAGACCAAAACTTTTTCCACACTTGAGTTTGATAGGGATTATAAGGCTTATTTCCCCATTGCTGTGACTCGGATTGTAAATCAACATGAAGAAGTTATTCCGCTGTCAAAACTCCAAATTGGGGATGAACTATTGGTGAGAGATGAAGAATTGATTCCTGCTGATTGTATACTCGTAAACGGGCAAGCAAGCATTGACTATAGTTTTGTGACAGGAGAAGAAATACCGGTTATCAAGCATACGGGAGATTTGATCTATGCAGGCGGAAGACAAAAAGGGGAAGGTATATTACTGAAAGTTCAGAAATCTCCTTCTCAGGGATATCTTACTGACTTATGGAACAATGAAGCTTTTGAAAAAAGTAAGGAAAATTTATTGGAGCCACTTGCCACAAAAGTGAGTTCTCTTTTCACATGGACTGTTTTACTGATTGCTATATCAGGTTTTGCCTACTGGTCTTTTATCGACTTTTCTATCGCAGTGAAAGTATTTGCCTCTGTGCTCATCGTTGCCTGCCCTTGTGCTTTGGCGATGTCCACACCCTTTACTTTGGGGAATACGCTTAGGATTTTTGGCAAAAGTAAGTTATACCTGAAAAATGCTAATGTGATAGAGCGGTTAGCTCTTATTGATTGTGTGGTTTTTGACAAGACTGGAACTCTCACGGATATTAAAAATGCTAAAATAGGCTATGTGGGAGACCCTCTGTCTGAAGAGAGTAAAAACATAATCAAGGCTATGGTAGCTAGATCCACACACCCCTTAAGTTCCAAGATCAACCAGTGGCTTGGTGATTTACCTGGTTTTCCATTAGATTCTTGTGAAGAAGTAAAAGGGGGAGGTTTGCTGGGGATATACAAAGGTCAAGAGTTCAGACTTGGATCCATAGATTTCACTGAGTTTACTGAAGAGATAGAAAACCAAACTGGCAATGTAGTCTGTTTATCAGTCGAAGGAGTAGGTTTAGGGTATTTCCATATAGAGTCCGGACTGAGGGATACTGCCTCAGATGTAATCCAAAAGCTTAATGCTGATTTTAAACTTCATGTTTTATCTGGAGACTTTGCACATGAAGAGACTATTTTGAAAGAAAAACTTGGGGGTGGAATCGCTTATAATTTCAAGCAAGGCCCTTCAGATAAGCTTGCTTATTTAAAGAAATTGAATCGATCTTGTCATACGCTCATGATCGGAGATGGACTTAATGATGCCGGAGCTCTTCAGGAAAGCCAAGTCGGAATAGCTATTTCTGATATGGTAAGCCATTTCTCTCCTGCCAGTGATGCTATTATGGACTCTGAAGTATTTGGGAGAATACCAGAGTTTTTAAGTTTTGCTAAATCAAGTAGGTATATTATTAAAGCTAGCTTCGTATTAAGCCTACTTTACAATCTCGTCGGATTAAGTTTAGCAGTCCAAGGACTTTTAAGTCCTGTAATATGTGCTATTCTGATGCCATTAAGCAGTGTGTCAGTGGTGGTATTTACCACGCTTGCCACGAATTATTTAGCTTGGAGAAAGGGATTTTTGACACCAAAACTATTTTAA